From the Burkholderia mayonis genome, one window contains:
- a CDS encoding flavin-containing monooxygenase, whose protein sequence is MRSFDVDGRLDAGTPLAAVIIGAGFGGIGMARAFRQAGLHDFVILERSHDVGGVWRDNSYPGAACDVPSHLYSFSFEPNPDWSRTFAHQAEIHAYLRHCARKYDLMRHVKLGAEVASAGYDERRSLWRVALTDGTIVATTLLVTATGQLSRPILPKLAGIETFEGHAFHSAHWDHGYALSGKRVAVVGTGASAIQFVPAIANDVDRLTIFQRSPAYILPRPDRAYRGWQKALFRRMPSTMKLHRACIYLKYEARALAFTRFKGLMRFSARRPFVRLLSTQVPDAALRAKLTPDYPIGCKRILLSNDYLAAMNKPNVALVTAGIRRVTPGGIETEDGVHHPVDAIVFGTGFAATEFLAPMRIVGRAGVTLNDAWRRGARAYLGVAVPDFPNFFMLYGPNTNLGHNSIVYMLESQIAHVIRCYEAMRAANATAIDVDERRYRQFNAHVQKRLSKTVWSGCTSWYVDASGHNSANWHGFTLSYRWLTRFSSLSAYRMTRALPGPVGSAGGIAVAEPEDRLEAISARFLRGLLRTTFRVVVGPPFGVRVQRRAVAALAPLMPGVGGVVRYRETARDAVPVEVVAPKRGEAGGAILYLHGGAFCLGAPRTHRSITTRLAIESGMSVWTPDYRLAPEHPCPAALQDALSCYATLRDQGYAADRIVVAGDSAGGALAIALAITLRDRGDSLPAALLLISPVTDPGLGGETLTSMREDDPMIRRGWLEQGLRWYRAPAGVDAHWPLDADLRGLPPMLVQVGDQEVLLSDALRLAEHAAACGTPCRLEVHAKRWHVFHLQSFYLRSASTAIRTLAGFARRWTAESSAESSAEVDA, encoded by the coding sequence ATGCGATCGTTTGACGTCGACGGCAGGCTGGACGCCGGGACGCCGTTGGCCGCCGTCATCATCGGCGCGGGCTTCGGCGGCATCGGCATGGCCCGCGCCTTTCGGCAGGCGGGGTTGCACGATTTCGTGATCCTCGAGCGCTCGCACGACGTCGGCGGCGTCTGGCGCGACAACAGCTATCCGGGCGCCGCGTGCGACGTGCCTTCGCATCTGTACTCATTCTCGTTCGAGCCCAACCCAGACTGGTCGCGAACGTTCGCGCATCAGGCGGAGATCCATGCGTACCTGCGGCACTGCGCACGCAAGTACGATCTGATGCGCCACGTCAAGCTCGGCGCCGAAGTTGCAAGCGCCGGGTACGACGAACGCCGATCGCTGTGGCGCGTCGCGCTGACGGACGGAACGATCGTCGCGACAACGCTGCTCGTCACCGCCACGGGACAATTGAGCCGCCCCATTCTCCCGAAACTGGCCGGCATCGAAACGTTCGAGGGGCACGCGTTCCATTCCGCGCACTGGGATCACGGCTACGCGCTGTCCGGGAAACGCGTGGCCGTGGTGGGCACCGGCGCGTCGGCGATCCAGTTCGTGCCCGCGATCGCGAACGACGTCGACCGGCTCACGATCTTCCAGCGCTCGCCCGCATACATCCTGCCGCGTCCCGACCGCGCGTACCGCGGATGGCAAAAGGCGCTGTTCCGCCGCATGCCGTCGACGATGAAGCTCCACCGTGCGTGCATCTATCTGAAATACGAAGCGCGCGCGCTGGCCTTCACGCGCTTCAAGGGGCTGATGCGGTTTTCCGCCCGGCGGCCGTTCGTCCGGCTGTTGTCGACGCAAGTACCGGACGCCGCGCTGCGCGCGAAGCTGACGCCGGACTATCCGATCGGCTGCAAGCGCATCCTGCTGTCGAACGACTACCTCGCCGCGATGAACAAGCCCAACGTCGCGCTCGTGACGGCCGGTATTCGCCGCGTGACGCCCGGCGGCATCGAGACGGAAGACGGCGTCCATCATCCGGTCGACGCGATCGTGTTCGGGACAGGTTTCGCCGCAACCGAGTTTCTCGCGCCGATGCGCATCGTCGGACGCGCCGGCGTAACGCTGAACGACGCGTGGCGGCGCGGCGCACGGGCCTATCTCGGCGTCGCGGTGCCGGATTTTCCGAATTTCTTCATGCTGTACGGCCCGAACACGAATCTCGGGCACAACTCGATCGTATACATGCTGGAGAGCCAGATCGCGCACGTCATCCGGTGCTACGAGGCGATGCGGGCGGCAAACGCGACGGCGATCGACGTCGACGAGCGCCGCTATCGCCAGTTCAACGCACATGTGCAGAAGCGCTTGAGCAAAACGGTATGGAGCGGCTGCACGAGCTGGTACGTGGACGCGAGCGGACACAACAGCGCCAATTGGCACGGCTTCACGCTGTCGTACCGCTGGCTCACGCGCTTCTCGAGCCTGAGCGCGTATCGCATGACGCGCGCGCTGCCGGGCCCCGTCGGCTCGGCGGGCGGCATCGCCGTCGCGGAGCCCGAAGACCGGCTCGAAGCGATCAGCGCGCGTTTCCTGCGCGGCTTGCTGCGGACCACGTTCCGCGTCGTCGTCGGGCCGCCGTTCGGCGTCCGCGTCCAGCGGCGCGCGGTCGCCGCGCTCGCGCCGCTCATGCCCGGCGTCGGCGGCGTCGTCCGCTATCGGGAAACGGCGAGAGACGCGGTGCCCGTCGAAGTGGTCGCGCCGAAACGGGGCGAAGCCGGCGGCGCGATCCTGTATCTGCACGGCGGGGCCTTCTGCCTCGGCGCGCCGCGCACGCATCGCAGCATCACGACGCGCCTCGCGATCGAATCGGGCATGTCGGTGTGGACGCCGGACTACCGGCTCGCGCCGGAGCATCCGTGTCCCGCGGCGTTGCAGGATGCGTTGTCGTGCTATGCGACGCTGCGCGATCAGGGCTACGCCGCCGACCGGATCGTCGTCGCGGGCGATTCAGCGGGCGGCGCGCTGGCGATCGCGCTCGCGATCACCCTCCGGGACCGCGGCGACAGCCTGCCGGCGGCGCTCCTCCTGATTTCGCCCGTCACCGATCCCGGCCTCGGCGGCGAAACCCTGACGTCGATGCGGGAAGACGATCCGATGATTCGTCGCGGCTGGCTCGAGCAAGGGCTGCGCTGGTATCGCGCGCCCGCCGGCGTCGACGCACATTGGCCGCTCGACGCCGACTTGCGCGGTCTTCCGCCGATGCTCGTCCAGGTCGGCGATCAGGAGGTGCTGCTGTCGGATGCGTTGCGGCTCGCCGAGCATGCGGCGGCTTGCGGGACGCCGTGCCGTCTCGAAGTTCACGCGAAGCGGTGGCACGTCTTTCATCTTCAGTCGTTCTATCTGCGCTCCGCATCGACGGCCATTCGCACGCTCGCCGGCTTTGCGCGGCGCTGGACTGCCGAGTCGAGCGCTGAATCGAGCGCCGAGGTCGACGCATGA
- a CDS encoding glycine zipper 2TM domain-containing protein yields MNTKPIQTTTTKRPAFARTTLLVSLAATAALSLSACVAPNAYGPYGSQPQYGAPAYSQPSYAQPAYSQPSYAQPDYSQPAYPQQGYAQPGYQSGYQSGYQPGYSTQYGTIAGIRPIGGATGPSGVAGTVVGALVGGVLGNQIGRGHGRDAATVIGALGGAVAGNQIGQQMGAQPSAYRVDVQLSDGSMRSFDLQTPGDLRPGDRVRVDGNQISRY; encoded by the coding sequence ATGAACACGAAGCCCATCCAAACAACGACAACGAAACGCCCGGCTTTCGCGAGGACCACCCTGCTCGTTTCGCTCGCCGCGACGGCGGCGCTGTCGCTGAGCGCATGCGTCGCGCCGAATGCGTACGGACCGTATGGTTCGCAGCCGCAGTACGGTGCGCCCGCCTATTCGCAGCCGTCGTACGCTCAGCCGGCCTACTCGCAGCCGTCGTATGCGCAGCCCGACTACTCGCAGCCCGCGTATCCGCAGCAAGGCTACGCGCAACCCGGCTATCAATCGGGCTATCAATCCGGGTATCAACCGGGCTACTCGACCCAGTACGGCACGATCGCCGGCATCCGCCCGATCGGCGGCGCGACAGGCCCGTCGGGCGTCGCGGGCACGGTCGTCGGCGCGCTCGTCGGCGGCGTGCTCGGCAACCAGATCGGCCGCGGCCACGGCCGCGACGCCGCGACGGTCATCGGCGCACTCGGCGGCGCGGTCGCGGGCAACCAGATCGGCCAGCAGATGGGCGCGCAGCCGAGCGCGTATCGCGTCGACGTGCAACTGAGCGACGGCTCGATGCGCTCGTTCGACCTGCAGACGCCGGGCGATCTGCGTCCGGGCGATCGCGTGCGCGTCGACGGCAATCAGATTTCGCGGTACTGA
- a CDS encoding oxygenase MpaB family protein, whose product MRKIQSNYEQVDFLENPSITLEFPYNVAMSLFAPKNVKSTDAQFQSFMRFKNEFDPVADRLVECMHRDGKAVWEMFNHALEHGIDIVVNPPSELVEFFREVDRVPYWLDYTRLDSATDLIAMVGDEALPIFIAGLALSYVAPDANEVLIRSGDLHKKAGKRAVETLAWYNEVTAPGGLARFGAGLKACVRIRLIHAHMRRAMNGREDWNRTLLGNPIHQCIYVATIIPFSLASSLGALALGHVDVLSSKKRGDIVHLWRYIGYLVDVHPELQPADESDLWRLVWLQMHDAYKMDHITPMLGGALFGALPEILGKDESTFSGMVTLKIKRSYYGNLARIILGNRLADALSFPKYSIGIVMIAASFLKNASVNLVAKLVPGGQESVRRRQMRRRKIIMSSIIDRTNADLSFVR is encoded by the coding sequence ATGAGAAAAATTCAATCGAATTATGAGCAGGTCGATTTTTTGGAGAACCCTTCGATCACGCTGGAGTTTCCGTATAACGTGGCTATGAGTCTGTTTGCGCCGAAAAATGTTAAATCGACCGATGCACAGTTCCAGTCTTTTATGAGATTCAAGAATGAGTTCGATCCCGTCGCGGACCGGCTTGTCGAGTGCATGCATCGCGACGGGAAGGCGGTGTGGGAAATGTTCAATCACGCGCTGGAGCATGGAATCGACATCGTCGTTAATCCCCCATCCGAACTCGTCGAATTTTTTCGCGAAGTGGACCGGGTTCCGTATTGGTTGGACTATACAAGGCTGGATTCCGCTACCGACTTGATCGCAATGGTGGGCGACGAGGCGTTGCCGATTTTCATCGCGGGATTGGCGTTGAGCTATGTGGCGCCGGACGCGAACGAAGTGCTGATCCGCTCCGGGGATCTTCATAAAAAAGCGGGTAAGCGGGCGGTCGAAACGCTCGCTTGGTATAACGAGGTCACGGCTCCGGGAGGGCTTGCCCGTTTCGGCGCCGGCTTGAAGGCCTGCGTCCGCATTCGCCTGATCCATGCGCACATGCGTAGAGCGATGAACGGACGGGAAGACTGGAATCGGACCTTGCTGGGTAATCCGATTCATCAGTGCATCTACGTAGCCACAATTATTCCGTTTTCCTTGGCGTCTTCACTGGGAGCCTTGGCGCTCGGTCACGTCGATGTGCTCTCGTCCAAGAAAAGAGGGGATATCGTTCATTTGTGGCGATATATTGGATACCTTGTTGACGTCCACCCGGAACTGCAGCCTGCCGACGAGTCCGATTTGTGGCGCTTGGTGTGGCTTCAAATGCATGACGCCTATAAGATGGATCACATCACGCCGATGCTTGGAGGCGCCTTGTTCGGCGCGCTGCCCGAAATTCTCGGCAAGGACGAGTCCACTTTCAGTGGCATGGTGACTCTGAAAATTAAAAGATCGTACTACGGAAATCTGGCGAGAATAATTCTCGGAAATAGATTGGCCGATGCGCTTTCGTTTCCGAAATATTCGATTGGCATTGTCATGATCGCTGCCTCTTTCCTGAAGAATGCTTCGGTAAACCTGGTGGCGAAGCTGGTGCCCGGAGGGCAGGAATCGGTGCGGCGCAGACAAATGAGGAGGCGCAAGATCATCATGTCTTCCATCATCGATCGAACGAATGCCGACCTCAGCTTTGTGAGGTGA
- the trpS gene encoding tryptophan--tRNA ligase — protein MHDDTSNPSRPPIALTGDRPTGALHLGHYIGSLKTRVALQDTHRQFILVADTQALTDNAHDPDKVRRNVIEVALDYLAVGIDPRRSTIAVQSGLPALAELTLFYLNFVTVARLKRNPTIKDEIHARGFGRDIPAGFLCYPVAQAADITAFKADTVPVGDDQLPLVEQTNEIVRRINRQAGIDVLPEANALISSTGRLPGVDGRAKMSKSQGNAIPLSSSPDAIADAVKRMYSDPNHLRVSDPGTVEGNVVFTYLDAFDDEPDEVERLKAAYRAGGLGDMTLKRRLEDKLQALIAPIRERRAQLAREPGYVVDVLRDGAARANDVTQRTLGEVRDALGAFSFRKIVG, from the coding sequence ATGCACGACGACACCTCGAATCCTTCCCGACCGCCGATCGCACTGACCGGCGATCGCCCGACGGGCGCGCTGCATCTCGGCCATTACATCGGCTCGCTGAAGACGCGCGTCGCGCTGCAGGACACACACCGGCAGTTCATCCTCGTCGCCGACACGCAGGCGCTGACCGACAACGCACACGATCCGGACAAGGTTCGCCGCAACGTCATCGAAGTCGCGCTCGACTATCTGGCGGTCGGCATCGATCCGCGCCGGAGCACGATCGCGGTGCAGTCGGGCCTGCCCGCACTCGCCGAGCTGACGCTCTTCTATCTGAACTTCGTCACCGTCGCGCGCCTCAAGCGCAATCCGACGATCAAGGACGAGATCCACGCGCGCGGCTTCGGCCGCGACATCCCGGCGGGCTTTCTCTGCTACCCGGTCGCGCAGGCGGCCGACATCACCGCGTTCAAGGCCGATACGGTGCCCGTCGGCGACGATCAATTGCCGCTCGTCGAGCAGACGAATGAAATCGTCCGGCGCATCAACCGGCAGGCGGGCATCGACGTGCTGCCCGAAGCGAACGCGCTGATCTCGTCGACGGGGCGGCTGCCGGGCGTCGACGGCCGCGCGAAGATGAGCAAGTCGCAGGGCAACGCGATTCCGCTGTCGTCGTCGCCCGACGCGATCGCCGATGCCGTCAAGCGGATGTACAGCGATCCGAATCATCTGCGCGTGTCCGATCCGGGCACGGTCGAAGGCAACGTCGTGTTCACGTATCTCGATGCGTTCGACGACGAGCCCGACGAAGTCGAGCGACTGAAGGCCGCGTATCGCGCGGGCGGACTCGGCGACATGACGCTCAAGCGCCGGCTCGAAGACAAGCTGCAAGCGCTGATCGCGCCGATCCGCGAGCGGCGCGCGCAGCTCGCGCGCGAGCCGGGCTACGTCGTCGACGTGCTGCGGGACGGCGCCGCACGCGCAAACGACGTCACGCAGCGCACGCTCGGCGAGGTGCGCGACGCGCTGGGGGCGTTTTCGTTTCGGAAGATCGTCGGCTGA
- a CDS encoding GlxA family transcriptional regulator, with protein MANMPKSPRFLPAAPAAAERRAVHVLAFDDVQLLDVTGPLQVFSTANDFAARRGLAIPYAPRVVAAHAPPVMSSAGLVFVAAPLPAAREPSDTLIVAGGRGVYDAARDPRLVDWVRRRAAQTRRIASVCSGAFVLAAAGLLDGRRVVTHWSRCEELARRYPNMRVDPDPIFIRDGDVWTSAGVTAGIDLALALVENDLGRALALDVARHLVVFLKRPGGQAQFSTALSLQHEGGRFSELHAWAAANLGADLSVAALAARAGMSERSFMRRYRETTGKTPARAIEQMRVEAARNLLADAPLPIKRIAARCGFGSEETMRRSFLRMLGVTPQTYRERFAVDRRGV; from the coding sequence ATGGCGAATATGCCAAAGTCCCCACGATTCCTGCCAGCCGCGCCTGCCGCCGCCGAGCGCCGCGCGGTGCACGTGCTCGCGTTCGACGACGTGCAGTTGCTCGACGTCACCGGGCCGCTGCAGGTGTTCTCGACTGCGAACGACTTCGCGGCGCGGCGCGGCCTCGCGATCCCGTATGCGCCGCGCGTCGTCGCCGCGCACGCGCCGCCCGTCATGTCATCGGCGGGGCTCGTGTTCGTCGCCGCGCCGCTGCCCGCCGCGCGCGAGCCGTCCGATACGCTGATCGTCGCGGGCGGCCGGGGCGTCTACGACGCGGCGCGCGACCCGCGGCTCGTCGACTGGGTGCGCCGCCGCGCGGCGCAAACGCGGCGCATCGCGTCGGTGTGCTCGGGCGCGTTCGTGCTCGCGGCGGCGGGGCTGCTCGACGGCCGCCGCGTCGTCACGCACTGGTCGCGCTGCGAAGAACTCGCGCGGCGCTACCCCAACATGCGCGTCGATCCAGATCCCATTTTCATACGCGACGGCGACGTGTGGACGTCGGCAGGCGTCACGGCCGGCATCGATCTCGCACTCGCGCTCGTCGAAAACGATCTCGGCCGCGCGCTCGCGCTCGACGTCGCGCGGCATCTCGTCGTATTCCTGAAGCGGCCGGGCGGCCAGGCGCAGTTCAGCACCGCGCTGTCGCTGCAGCACGAAGGTGGTCGCTTCAGCGAACTGCACGCATGGGCGGCCGCGAACCTGGGCGCGGATCTGTCGGTTGCGGCCCTCGCCGCGCGCGCGGGGATGAGCGAGCGCAGCTTCATGCGCCGCTACCGCGAGACGACCGGCAAGACGCCCGCGCGGGCGATCGAGCAGATGCGCGTCGAAGCCGCGCGCAACCTGCTCGCCGACGCGCCGCTGCCGATCAAGCGAATCGCCGCGCGCTGCGGATTCGGCTCTGAGGAAACGATGCGGCGCAGCTTCCTGCGGATGCTCGGCGTGACGCCGCAGACGTATCGCGAGCGGTTCGCGGTGGATCGGCGAGGCGTCTGA
- a CDS encoding AraC family transcriptional regulator, which produces MSVWDFTRSPASVRLMVDFGGERALADAQLLAGAGLSVAQLDDPNVNVTAAQELRVASNLLRLLKYPVGLGLQVGLRYHFSTYGLWGYGLIASATAGHALALALRFLPLTYAFTAITYHHEGDLGVLTFSEPELADEMKRFVAERDMAAAAVLLHEIGGDAFVLNRFTLKGDRGALESAPAAEIRRTHGVMPEYSARSNSLVFERALLNRPLPQANPITVSMCEQMCQRLMEERRLRLGTAAMIRHYMSAVPGIVPSTLDDMARLMNTSPRTLKRRLQDEGTTFRALLAGARSAMASELLTDTDLPLSEIAERLGFSDLSSFSQAFKRWQGMAPSAFRSRAAADGSGDVGRREERNR; this is translated from the coding sequence ATGAGCGTCTGGGACTTCACGCGAAGCCCCGCCAGCGTGCGCCTGATGGTGGACTTCGGTGGAGAGCGGGCACTCGCCGACGCGCAGTTGCTCGCCGGCGCGGGCTTGTCCGTCGCGCAACTGGACGACCCGAACGTGAACGTGACGGCGGCGCAGGAATTGCGCGTCGCGAGCAATCTGCTGCGCTTGCTCAAGTATCCGGTCGGGCTGGGTTTGCAGGTCGGGTTGCGCTATCACTTCTCGACATACGGACTGTGGGGATACGGACTGATCGCGAGCGCCACGGCCGGCCACGCGCTCGCGCTGGCGCTGCGTTTCCTGCCGCTCACCTATGCGTTCACAGCGATCACGTATCACCACGAAGGCGATCTCGGCGTGTTGACCTTCAGCGAACCCGAATTGGCGGACGAGATGAAACGCTTTGTCGCGGAGCGCGACATGGCCGCCGCAGCGGTGCTGCTGCACGAGATCGGCGGCGACGCGTTCGTTTTAAACCGCTTCACGCTCAAGGGCGATCGCGGGGCGCTCGAGTCCGCGCCGGCGGCAGAAATCCGACGCACGCACGGGGTGATGCCGGAGTATTCTGCGCGCTCGAACAGCCTGGTGTTCGAGCGGGCGCTTCTGAATCGGCCGCTGCCGCAGGCCAATCCGATCACCGTGTCGATGTGCGAGCAGATGTGCCAGCGGCTCATGGAAGAGCGACGCCTGCGCCTCGGCACGGCGGCGATGATTCGTCATTACATGAGCGCCGTGCCCGGCATCGTGCCGTCGACGCTGGACGACATGGCCAGGCTGATGAACACGAGCCCGCGCACTTTGAAACGGCGTCTGCAGGACGAAGGCACGACGTTTCGGGCGCTGTTGGCGGGCGCGCGCAGCGCGATGGCATCGGAGCTGTTGACGGACACGGATTTGCCGCTGAGCGAAATTGCGGAGCGATTGGGCTTTAGCGATCTGTCGAGCTTTTCCCAAGCGTTCAAGCGTTGGCAAGGGATGGCGCCTAGCGCTTTCCGTAGCCGGGCCGCGGCGGACGGAAGCGGCGATGTCGGTCGTCGAGAGGAACGCAACCGATGA
- a CDS encoding AraC family transcriptional regulator, with protein sequence MRERRVVRAHVLDTSAKYSRSRLSVYAIYLKEDGVNATLTVRGKVPLGNLRNFFFECLLIGISATVKFLFPDLFEQIELGFTWPQPDYFERYRDRLPKVTFRASDNQLRLPSSSLARKSPFANAAAHSQAIRQLNREMALLNLDASDLVDRVRAGLMRLAFGRERIRQYREI encoded by the coding sequence GTGCGTGAGCGCAGAGTCGTGCGCGCGCATGTGCTCGATACGTCCGCGAAGTACTCCCGCAGCCGGCTGAGCGTCTATGCGATCTATCTGAAGGAGGACGGCGTCAACGCGACGCTGACCGTCCGCGGGAAGGTGCCGCTCGGCAACCTGCGGAATTTCTTTTTCGAATGCCTGCTGATCGGGATATCGGCGACGGTCAAGTTCCTGTTTCCGGATCTGTTCGAGCAGATCGAACTGGGCTTCACGTGGCCGCAGCCGGACTACTTCGAGCGATATCGGGATCGGCTGCCGAAGGTGACTTTTCGCGCGTCGGACAATCAACTGCGGCTGCCGTCGTCCAGTCTCGCGAGGAAGTCGCCGTTCGCGAACGCCGCCGCCCATTCGCAGGCGATCCGGCAGCTCAATCGCGAGATGGCGCTGCTCAATCTGGACGCGTCGGATCTCGTCGACCGGGTGCGGGCGGGGTTGATGCGTCTTGCGTTCGGGCGCGAGCGCATTCGTCAGTACCGCGAAATCTGA
- a CDS encoding DJ-1/PfpI family protein: MAIEVGLLLFPQVQQLDLTGPHDVFASLPGVTVRLVWKTREPVAASSGLVLAPTATFDDCPPLDVICVPGGAGVADLMEDADTLAFIRRHAAQARYVASVCTGALVLGAAGLLRGRRATTHWAFHSLLAPLGAIPVRERVVRDGNLVTGGGVTAGIDFALTLAAELVGEDDAQAVQLQLEYAPAPPFESGDPDTAPARIVERVRERSTPVFARREQVVARVAAALERSWAAG; this comes from the coding sequence ATGGCCATCGAAGTGGGATTACTGTTGTTTCCGCAGGTGCAGCAGCTCGATCTGACGGGGCCGCACGACGTGTTCGCGTCGTTGCCCGGCGTCACGGTGCGGCTCGTCTGGAAGACGCGCGAGCCGGTGGCCGCGAGCAGCGGGCTCGTGCTCGCGCCCACCGCGACGTTCGACGACTGTCCGCCGCTCGACGTGATCTGCGTGCCGGGCGGCGCGGGCGTCGCCGATCTGATGGAGGACGCGGATACGCTCGCGTTCATCCGCCGGCACGCGGCGCAAGCGCGTTACGTGGCGTCGGTCTGCACGGGCGCGCTCGTGCTCGGCGCGGCGGGCCTGCTGCGCGGCCGGCGCGCGACGACGCACTGGGCTTTCCATTCGCTGCTCGCGCCGCTCGGCGCGATTCCGGTGCGCGAGCGCGTCGTGCGCGACGGGAATCTCGTGACGGGCGGCGGCGTGACTGCGGGGATCGATTTTGCGCTGACGCTCGCGGCGGAGCTCGTCGGCGAGGACGACGCGCAGGCGGTACAGCTGCAGCTCGAATATGCGCCAGCGCCGCCGTTCGAATCGGGCGATCCGGACACCGCGCCCGCGCGGATCGTCGAGCGCGTGCGCGAGCGGTCGACACCGGTGTTCGCGCGGCGCGAGCAGGTGGTCGCGCGCGTCGCGGCGGCGCTGGAGCGGAGCTGGGCCGCGGGGTGA
- a CDS encoding GMC family oxidoreductase, whose product MSTTFDYIVVGGGSGGCVVAGRLTEDRNVTVCVLEAGGRGGGALVTVPTGAVAMIPTRINNWAFETAPQPGLAGRSGYQPRGRTLGGSSAINAMVYTRGHRRDYDDWAARGNAGWSYDDVLPYFRLSEHNERIDDAWHGRGGPLWVSDLRTGNPFHARYLEAARQIGLPVTDDFNGAEQEGVGLYQVTQKHGERCSAARAYLLPHIGRRDNLHVETRAHAQRILFDGTRAIGVEVRQGGRVRTFHARREVVLACGALQTPQLLMLSGVGPIQELDRFGIRPLLHLPGVGKNLQDHPDFIFGYRTRSVDTIGVSVRGGLRLLREAVRFRRTRRGMLTSNFAEGGAFLRTRADLAAPDIQLHFVVALVDNHARSLHGGHGLSCHVCLLRPRSRGSVALRSWHPQDAPLIDPAFFRDPQDLEDMVAGFKLTRTLMQAPALGEWITADLFTAHVKTDDDIRDVLRQRTDTVYHPVGTCRMGQDELAVVDPQLRVRGLQGLRIVDASIMPTLIGGNTNAPTIMIAEKAVDLIRGRSRVRSSSGEACATRDSKQPTQEKEIGHAIV is encoded by the coding sequence ATGAGCACTACATTCGATTACATCGTCGTCGGCGGCGGCTCGGGAGGCTGCGTTGTCGCGGGCCGGTTGACCGAAGATCGGAACGTCACGGTCTGCGTGCTGGAAGCCGGAGGGCGCGGCGGCGGAGCGCTCGTGACCGTTCCGACCGGCGCCGTCGCGATGATTCCCACCCGGATCAACAATTGGGCGTTCGAGACGGCGCCCCAGCCCGGCCTCGCCGGCCGCAGCGGATACCAGCCCCGCGGCCGGACGCTGGGCGGATCGTCGGCGATCAACGCGATGGTGTACACGCGCGGACATCGCCGCGATTACGACGATTGGGCCGCGCGAGGCAACGCCGGCTGGTCGTACGACGACGTGCTGCCGTACTTCCGCCTCAGCGAGCACAACGAACGAATCGACGACGCATGGCACGGCCGAGGCGGCCCGTTGTGGGTCAGCGATCTGCGCACCGGCAACCCGTTCCATGCGCGCTATCTGGAGGCCGCCCGCCAGATCGGTCTGCCCGTGACCGACGATTTCAACGGCGCGGAACAGGAAGGCGTCGGCCTCTACCAGGTCACCCAGAAGCACGGCGAGCGGTGCAGCGCCGCGCGCGCGTATCTGCTGCCGCATATCGGGCGACGCGATAATCTGCATGTCGAAACGCGTGCGCATGCGCAGCGCATCCTGTTCGATGGCACGCGAGCAATCGGCGTCGAAGTGCGGCAAGGCGGCCGGGTTCGCACCTTCCACGCGCGCCGCGAAGTCGTGCTTGCGTGCGGCGCGCTGCAAACGCCGCAACTGCTGATGCTCTCCGGCGTGGGGCCGATCCAGGAGCTCGACCGCTTCGGCATCCGGCCGCTCCTCCATCTGCCGGGCGTCGGCAAGAACCTTCAGGATCATCCCGACTTCATCTTCGGTTACCGCACGCGCAGCGTCGACACGATCGGCGTATCGGTGCGCGGCGGCCTGCGCCTGTTGCGCGAAGCCGTGCGGTTTCGCCGAACGCGCCGCGGCATGCTCACGTCGAATTTCGCCGAAGGCGGCGCCTTCCTCAGGACCCGCGCCGATCTGGCCGCGCCCGACATCCAGCTCCATTTCGTCGTCGCGCTCGTCGACAATCACGCGCGCAGCCTGCACGGCGGGCACGGCCTGTCATGCCACGTCTGCCTGCTGCGTCCGCGCAGCCGCGGCTCGGTCGCGCTGCGAAGCTGGCATCCGCAGGACGCGCCGCTCATCGACCCCGCGTTCTTCCGGGATCCTCAGGATCTGGAGGACATGGTCGCCGGCTTCAAGCTGACGCGCACGCTGATGCAGGCGCCGGCGCTCGGCGAATGGATCACAGCGGACCTGTTCACCGCGCACGTGAAGACCGACGACGACATCCGCGACGTGCTGCGGCAACGCACGGATACGGTTTACCACCCGGTCGGCACCTGCAGGATGGGGCAGGACGAGCTTGCGGTGGTCGACCCGCAACTGCGCGTGCGCGGGCTCCAGGGCCTGCGCATCGTCGACGCGTCGATCATGCCGACGCTGATCGGCGGCAACACGAACGCGCCGACGATCATGATCGCCGAGAAGGCAGTCGACCTGATCCGCGGCCGCAGCCGCGTTCGATCGTCATCGGGCGAAGCATGCGCGACGCGCGATTCGAAGCAGCCCACACAAGAAAAGGAGATCGGTCATGCGATCGTTTGA